The Oncorhynchus masou masou isolate Uvic2021 chromosome 6, UVic_Omas_1.1, whole genome shotgun sequence genome has a window encoding:
- the LOC135541559 gene encoding solute carrier family 25 member 34-like isoform X3: MTGTQLLNYPATESPFRSPNSHSIQLHSVAMTSPIPPLSQAATVTSPQLPLALWPPLDFALGALSCCGACVFTNPLEVVKTRLQLQGELRARGTYQRHYRGVVQALWVVGRTDGLRGLQKGLSAGLLYQGLMNGVRLGFYSYCDAVGVTAAPGGSLMSGAIAGALGAFIASPAYLVKTHLQAQTVEAIAVGHQHNHQGVSSAFANIYWREGVVGLWRGVNGAVPRVMVGSATQLATFSSTKEWVARLQGRLYQGFSDCLVKVCRTEGVLGLYKGMGPVFFRLCPHTILSMLFWDLMRQRAFQDVQNQS, translated from the exons ATGACCGGTACCCAGCTTCTAAACTACCCTGCCACAGAATCTCCCTTCAGGTCTCCCAACTCCCACTCTATCCAGCTCCATTCAGTTGCCATGACATCCCCAATCCCCCCTCTTTCCCAGGCCGCCACGGTCACCTCGCCGCAGCTCCCTCTGGCTCTGTGGCCCCCGCTGGACTTTGCCTTGGGTGCGTTGTCGTGCTGCGGGGCCTGTGTGTTCACTAACCCCCTGGAGGTGGTGAAGACGCGACTGCAGCTGCAGGGAGAGCTGCGGGCGCGGGGGACCTACCAGCGGCACTACCGCGGGGTGGTCCAGGCCCTATGGGTGGTGGGTAGAACAGATGGGCTACGCGGGCTGCAGAAGGGGCTCTCGGCTGGGCTGTTGTACCAGGGTTTGATGAACGGTGTGAGGCTGGGCTTCTACTCCTACTGTGATGCCGTGGGGGTCACTGCAGCCCCTGGAGGGAGTCTGATGTCAGGAGCCATTGCCGGGGCTCTGGGCGCCTTCATCGCCTCTCCTGCCTATCTG GTGAAGACACATCTGCAGGCCCAGACAGTTGAGGCCATCGCAGTGGGTCACCAGCACAACCATCAG gGGGTGTCGAGTGCCTTCGCCAATATCTACTGGCGGGAGGGCGTGGTGGGGCTGTGGAGGGGTGTGAACGGGGCTGTACCCCGAGTCATGGTGGGATCAGCCACCCAACTGGCCACCTTCAGCTCCACCAAAGAATGGGTGGCACGCCTGCAG GGTCGTCTGTACCAGGGCTTCTCAGACTGTCTGGTGAAGGTGTGTCGGACCGAAGGTGTGCTGGGACTTTATAAAGGCATGGGTCCTGTATTCTTCCGCCTGTGCCCTCACACCATTCTCAGCATGCTCTTCTGGGACCTGATGAGACAGAGAGCCTTCCAGGACGTCCAGAACCAAAGCTGA
- the LOC135541559 gene encoding solute carrier family 25 member 34-like isoform X2, which yields MFTEVVWLCREGKQREERNTTRAATVTSPQLPLALWPPLDFALGALSCCGACVFTNPLEVVKTRLQLQGELRARGTYQRHYRGVVQALWVVGRTDGLRGLQKGLSAGLLYQGLMNGVRLGFYSYCDAVGVTAAPGGSLMSGAIAGALGAFIASPAYLVKTHLQAQTVEAIAVGHQHNHQGVSSAFANIYWREGVVGLWRGVNGAVPRVMVGSATQLATFSSTKEWVARLQWYSPNSWLVALTAACISGVVVTITMTPFDVISTRLYNQPVDEHHSGRLYQGFSDCLVKVCRTEGVLGLYKGMGPVFFRLCPHTILSMLFWDLMRQRAFQDVQNQS from the exons GCCGCCACGGTCACCTCGCCGCAGCTCCCTCTGGCTCTGTGGCCCCCGCTGGACTTTGCCTTGGGTGCGTTGTCGTGCTGCGGGGCCTGTGTGTTCACTAACCCCCTGGAGGTGGTGAAGACGCGACTGCAGCTGCAGGGAGAGCTGCGGGCGCGGGGGACCTACCAGCGGCACTACCGCGGGGTGGTCCAGGCCCTATGGGTGGTGGGTAGAACAGATGGGCTACGCGGGCTGCAGAAGGGGCTCTCGGCTGGGCTGTTGTACCAGGGTTTGATGAACGGTGTGAGGCTGGGCTTCTACTCCTACTGTGATGCCGTGGGGGTCACTGCAGCCCCTGGAGGGAGTCTGATGTCAGGAGCCATTGCCGGGGCTCTGGGCGCCTTCATCGCCTCTCCTGCCTATCTG GTGAAGACACATCTGCAGGCCCAGACAGTTGAGGCCATCGCAGTGGGTCACCAGCACAACCATCAG gGGGTGTCGAGTGCCTTCGCCAATATCTACTGGCGGGAGGGCGTGGTGGGGCTGTGGAGGGGTGTGAACGGGGCTGTACCCCGAGTCATGGTGGGATCAGCCACCCAACTGGCCACCTTCAGCTCCACCAAAGAATGGGTGGCACGCCTGCAG tggTACAGTCCAAACAGCTGGCTGGTTGCCTTGACAGCTGCCTGTATCAGTGGAGTCGTAGTGACAATCACCATGACCCCGTTTGATGTCATCAGCACCCGCCTCTACAACCAGCCAGTGGATGAGCATCATAGT GGTCGTCTGTACCAGGGCTTCTCAGACTGTCTGGTGAAGGTGTGTCGGACCGAAGGTGTGCTGGGACTTTATAAAGGCATGGGTCCTGTATTCTTCCGCCTGTGCCCTCACACCATTCTCAGCATGCTCTTCTGGGACCTGATGAGACAGAGAGCCTTCCAGGACGTCCAGAACCAAAGCTGA
- the LOC135541559 gene encoding solute carrier family 25 member 34-like isoform X1 produces the protein MTGTQLLNYPATESPFRSPNSHSIQLHSVAMTSPIPPLSQAATVTSPQLPLALWPPLDFALGALSCCGACVFTNPLEVVKTRLQLQGELRARGTYQRHYRGVVQALWVVGRTDGLRGLQKGLSAGLLYQGLMNGVRLGFYSYCDAVGVTAAPGGSLMSGAIAGALGAFIASPAYLVKTHLQAQTVEAIAVGHQHNHQGVSSAFANIYWREGVVGLWRGVNGAVPRVMVGSATQLATFSSTKEWVARLQWYSPNSWLVALTAACISGVVVTITMTPFDVISTRLYNQPVDEHHSGRLYQGFSDCLVKVCRTEGVLGLYKGMGPVFFRLCPHTILSMLFWDLMRQRAFQDVQNQS, from the exons ATGACCGGTACCCAGCTTCTAAACTACCCTGCCACAGAATCTCCCTTCAGGTCTCCCAACTCCCACTCTATCCAGCTCCATTCAGTTGCCATGACATCCCCAATCCCCCCTCTTTCCCAGGCCGCCACGGTCACCTCGCCGCAGCTCCCTCTGGCTCTGTGGCCCCCGCTGGACTTTGCCTTGGGTGCGTTGTCGTGCTGCGGGGCCTGTGTGTTCACTAACCCCCTGGAGGTGGTGAAGACGCGACTGCAGCTGCAGGGAGAGCTGCGGGCGCGGGGGACCTACCAGCGGCACTACCGCGGGGTGGTCCAGGCCCTATGGGTGGTGGGTAGAACAGATGGGCTACGCGGGCTGCAGAAGGGGCTCTCGGCTGGGCTGTTGTACCAGGGTTTGATGAACGGTGTGAGGCTGGGCTTCTACTCCTACTGTGATGCCGTGGGGGTCACTGCAGCCCCTGGAGGGAGTCTGATGTCAGGAGCCATTGCCGGGGCTCTGGGCGCCTTCATCGCCTCTCCTGCCTATCTG GTGAAGACACATCTGCAGGCCCAGACAGTTGAGGCCATCGCAGTGGGTCACCAGCACAACCATCAG gGGGTGTCGAGTGCCTTCGCCAATATCTACTGGCGGGAGGGCGTGGTGGGGCTGTGGAGGGGTGTGAACGGGGCTGTACCCCGAGTCATGGTGGGATCAGCCACCCAACTGGCCACCTTCAGCTCCACCAAAGAATGGGTGGCACGCCTGCAG tggTACAGTCCAAACAGCTGGCTGGTTGCCTTGACAGCTGCCTGTATCAGTGGAGTCGTAGTGACAATCACCATGACCCCGTTTGATGTCATCAGCACCCGCCTCTACAACCAGCCAGTGGATGAGCATCATAGT GGTCGTCTGTACCAGGGCTTCTCAGACTGTCTGGTGAAGGTGTGTCGGACCGAAGGTGTGCTGGGACTTTATAAAGGCATGGGTCCTGTATTCTTCCGCCTGTGCCCTCACACCATTCTCAGCATGCTCTTCTGGGACCTGATGAGACAGAGAGCCTTCCAGGACGTCCAGAACCAAAGCTGA